A genome region from Corynebacterium uberis includes the following:
- the hpaD gene encoding 3,4-dihydroxyphenylacetate 2,3-dioxygenase, giving the protein MSTPTHLPASRTCPEGAPDILRCAYMEIVVTDLKKSREFYVDVLGLVVTEEDDKEIYLRSLEEFIHHNIVLREGPEAAIGVFGYRVRGPEDVDLAEEFYRSRGCRVERRKDGFVKGIGDSVRVMDPLGFPVEYFYDVEHVERLAWHYELYSPGALVRLDHFNQVTPDVPTACRFMEDLGFRITETITDSEGTEYAAWVRRKPTVHDTAMTGGDGPRMHHIAFATHEKHNILSICDKLGALRLSDRIERGPGRHGVSNAFYLYLRDPDGHRVEIYTQDYYTGDPDNPVVNWDVHDNQRRDWWGTPIVPSWYTDASRVLDLDGNLVPLVTRTDASELEETIGADGFSYTRREEGTASMPAWKLGEFKLGNQL; this is encoded by the coding sequence ATGTCCACCCCCACCCACCTGCCTGCTTCTCGTACGTGCCCGGAAGGCGCCCCTGACATTCTGCGCTGCGCGTACATGGAAATTGTGGTCACTGACTTGAAAAAGTCACGTGAGTTTTACGTCGACGTCCTCGGCCTGGTTGTCACCGAGGAGGACGACAAAGAGATCTACCTGCGCTCCCTGGAGGAGTTCATCCACCACAACATTGTGTTGCGGGAAGGCCCGGAGGCCGCGATCGGCGTCTTTGGCTACCGGGTCCGCGGACCGGAAGATGTGGACCTTGCAGAAGAGTTCTACCGCTCCCGCGGCTGCCGCGTGGAGCGGCGCAAGGACGGCTTTGTCAAGGGCATCGGCGATTCGGTGCGCGTGATGGACCCGCTGGGCTTCCCCGTGGAGTACTTCTACGACGTCGAGCACGTTGAGCGCTTGGCCTGGCACTACGAGCTCTACTCGCCCGGCGCGCTGGTGCGCCTGGATCACTTCAACCAGGTCACCCCGGATGTTCCCACGGCCTGCCGGTTCATGGAGGACTTGGGTTTCCGGATCACGGAGACCATCACTGATTCGGAGGGCACCGAGTATGCCGCCTGGGTGCGGCGCAAGCCCACCGTCCATGACACGGCCATGACCGGTGGGGATGGCCCCCGGATGCACCACATCGCCTTTGCCACCCACGAAAAGCACAACATCTTGTCCATCTGCGACAAGCTGGGCGCGCTGCGGCTGTCTGACCGCATCGAGCGTGGGCCTGGACGCCACGGCGTGTCCAACGCGTTCTACCTGTACCTGCGCGACCCGGATGGCCACCGTGTGGAGATCTACACTCAGGACTACTACACGGGCGACCCGGATAACCCGGTGGTCAACTGGGACGTGCATGACAATCAGCGCCGGGACTGGTGGGGAACGCCCATCGTGCCGTCCTGGTACACGGATGCTTCCCGGGTCTTGGACCTGGACGGCAACCTTGTCCCGCTGGTGACTCGCACTGATGCCTCCGAGTTGGAGGAGACCATCGGCGCGGATGGTTTCTCCTACACCCGGCGTGAGGAAGGCACCGCCTCGATGCCGGCGTGGAAGCTGGGCGAATTCAAGCTGGGCAACCAGCTCTAG
- the hpaH gene encoding 2-oxo-hept-4-ene-1,7-dioate hydratase, with product MLDKQTLVAIADALRQAEADRSMIPRLTAEYPDMTVEDSYAVQNVWRQRGIAAGRRLVGRKIGLTSKVMQEATGITEPDYGAIFADMVYDNGAVIEHGQFSNVRIEVELAFILGADLSGPNVSIFDVLRATEYVVPALEILSSRIEMEGRTIVDTIADNAAMGAMVYGGNPVRPDAVDLRWVSALLYRNEQLEDTGVAAAILNHPARGVAWLANKLAEHGDTLHAGDIILAGSFTKPMWVNKGDSVHADFGSLGAITCRFQ from the coding sequence ATGCTTGATAAGCAGACACTGGTGGCCATCGCCGACGCGTTGCGCCAGGCGGAGGCTGACCGCTCCATGATTCCCCGGCTGACAGCCGAGTACCCCGATATGACCGTGGAGGACTCTTATGCGGTCCAAAACGTGTGGAGGCAGCGCGGTATTGCCGCCGGGCGCCGCCTGGTGGGGCGCAAGATTGGGTTGACCTCCAAGGTGATGCAGGAGGCGACGGGGATCACCGAGCCGGACTATGGCGCCATCTTCGCGGACATGGTCTACGACAACGGTGCGGTTATTGAGCATGGGCAGTTTTCCAACGTGCGCATTGAGGTGGAGCTGGCCTTCATCCTGGGCGCCGATCTTTCCGGGCCGAACGTCAGCATTTTTGATGTGTTGCGCGCCACCGAGTACGTGGTGCCCGCCTTGGAGATCTTGTCCTCTCGCATTGAGATGGAGGGGCGCACCATCGTGGACACCATCGCCGACAATGCGGCTATGGGGGCGATGGTCTATGGCGGCAATCCGGTGCGCCCGGACGCGGTGGATCTGCGCTGGGTGTCTGCGCTGCTCTACCGCAATGAGCAGCTGGAGGACACCGGCGTGGCCGCAGCGATTCTCAACCATCCGGCACGCGGGGTGGCCTGGCTGGCCAATAAGCTCGCCGAGCACGGCGATACGCTGCACGCTGGGGACATCATCTTGGCCGGGTCCTTTACCAAGCCCATGTGGGTGAACAAGGGGGATTCGGTGCACGCAGACTTTGGTTCTTTGGGGGCGATCACGTGCCGCTTCCAGTGA
- a CDS encoding aldolase/citrate lyase family protein produces MPLPVSLPPTFASALAGPDPLIGLWASAGSAATAEIVAAAADWVLIDAEHSPYDLSTVTDLLRAVSAYPAIPVVRVPTCDTVVIKRFLDLGAQNLMVPMVHSPSIAQEAVAAMHYPPRGVRGVGSALARSSRWNAVPDYLARASETLSLTVQIESPEAVAAAADIARVDSVDAVFIGPSDLAATMGHLGNPQHPDVRAAVAQAIAAVRATGTPVGVNSFDLAAARGYLEAGATFVNIGADVQLLAQAVRAAVSQF; encoded by the coding sequence GTGCCGCTTCCAGTGAGCCTTCCCCCCACTTTCGCATCCGCGCTTGCCGGCCCGGATCCGCTCATCGGCCTGTGGGCGAGTGCGGGCAGCGCGGCGACCGCGGAGATCGTCGCGGCGGCAGCGGATTGGGTGCTTATCGACGCCGAGCACTCCCCCTACGACCTCTCCACGGTCACCGACCTGCTGCGCGCGGTGAGCGCCTACCCTGCCATCCCGGTGGTGCGGGTGCCCACGTGTGACACGGTGGTGATCAAGCGCTTCTTGGACCTGGGCGCCCAAAACCTCATGGTCCCGATGGTCCACTCGCCGAGCATTGCCCAAGAGGCGGTCGCGGCCATGCACTACCCCCCGCGTGGCGTGCGCGGGGTGGGCTCCGCGCTCGCGCGGTCCTCGCGGTGGAACGCCGTGCCGGACTACCTGGCCCGGGCGAGCGAGACGCTCAGCCTCACCGTTCAGATCGAATCACCGGAGGCCGTCGCCGCGGCCGCGGACATCGCCCGAGTCGACAGCGTAGATGCGGTGTTCATCGGCCCCTCCGACCTGGCCGCCACGATGGGCCACCTGGGCAACCCACAGCATCCCGACGTCCGCGCCGCGGTAGCCCAGGCCATCGCCGCCGTGCGTGCCACGGGCACCCCGGTGGGGGTCAACTCCTTTGACCTCGCCGCGGCCCGCGGTTACCTGGAGGCCGGCGCTACATTTGTCAATATCGGTGCAGATGTCCAGCTGCTTGCGCAGGCTGTGCGCGCCGCAGTGTCGCAGTTCTAA
- a CDS encoding NAD-dependent succinate-semialdehyde dehydrogenase, translating into MSANVEKLLSSVPTGLLIGGRWRGASTSETFPVHNPATGEVLAEVAAASSDDARAALDAAVAAQDQWAATAPQERADILRRAYDLIGERSEEFATLMTLEMGKPIAEARGEVTYGANYLRWFSEETVRTYGRYSPNPEGTQTMITRRKPVGPCLLITPWNFPLAMGARKVAPALAAGCTVVLKPAKLTPLTTALFAAILQEAGVPAGVVNVVPSAHAAAISEPLLADARLRKVSFTGSTAVGRTLLTQAADNILRTSMELGGNAPFIVFADADIPAAADGAMAAKMRNIGEACTAANRILVHQDVAEEFTAELARRFAELTIGNGLDETVTVGPLIQPSAVDHLTELVEDATAHGGEIVCGGSPLERDGYFFAPTIITGADTSARVFTEEIFGPLAPIFTFSDEQEAYALANDTEYGLASYVFTADYATAMRAADALEFGLVGWNAGAISNAAAPFGGVKHSGMGREGSVEGIEEYTEVQYIAVPR; encoded by the coding sequence ATGTCTGCCAACGTGGAAAAGCTCTTAAGCTCCGTGCCTACCGGACTGCTCATCGGCGGGCGGTGGCGGGGGGCGTCGACAAGCGAAACCTTCCCCGTGCACAACCCGGCCACCGGTGAGGTGCTCGCCGAGGTGGCCGCTGCCAGCAGCGACGACGCCCGCGCGGCCCTCGACGCCGCCGTGGCCGCCCAAGACCAGTGGGCGGCGACCGCCCCGCAGGAGCGCGCCGACATCCTGCGCCGCGCCTATGACCTCATCGGGGAACGCAGCGAGGAATTTGCCACCCTGATGACCCTGGAGATGGGCAAGCCGATTGCCGAGGCCCGCGGCGAGGTCACCTACGGCGCGAACTACCTGCGCTGGTTCAGCGAGGAAACCGTGCGCACCTACGGGCGCTACAGCCCCAACCCCGAGGGCACCCAAACCATGATCACCCGCCGCAAGCCCGTGGGCCCCTGTCTGCTGATCACCCCCTGGAACTTCCCGCTGGCCATGGGCGCACGCAAGGTCGCCCCGGCGCTGGCCGCCGGCTGCACAGTAGTACTCAAGCCGGCAAAACTCACCCCCCTGACCACCGCCCTGTTCGCCGCGATCCTCCAGGAGGCCGGCGTGCCAGCCGGGGTGGTCAACGTGGTCCCCTCCGCCCACGCCGCGGCCATCTCCGAGCCACTGCTTGCCGACGCCCGCCTGCGCAAGGTCTCCTTCACCGGATCCACCGCAGTGGGGCGCACCCTGCTCACGCAGGCCGCCGACAACATCCTGCGCACCTCCATGGAACTCGGTGGCAACGCGCCCTTCATCGTCTTCGCGGACGCCGACATCCCCGCCGCCGCCGACGGCGCCATGGCCGCCAAGATGCGCAACATCGGCGAGGCCTGCACCGCCGCCAACCGCATCTTGGTCCACCAGGACGTCGCCGAGGAATTCACCGCCGAACTTGCCCGCCGCTTTGCCGAGCTCACGATAGGAAACGGCCTGGATGAAACCGTCACCGTCGGCCCCCTGATCCAGCCCAGCGCCGTCGACCACCTCACCGAGCTGGTCGAAGACGCCACCGCCCATGGCGGAGAAATCGTCTGCGGCGGAAGCCCCCTCGAGCGCGACGGCTACTTCTTTGCCCCCACCATCATCACCGGCGCGGATACCTCCGCGCGCGTGTTCACCGAAGAGATCTTTGGTCCCCTGGCGCCCATCTTCACCTTCTCTGACGAACAAGAGGCCTACGCCCTGGCAAACGACACCGAATACGGCCTGGCCTCCTACGTATTTACCGCCGACTACGCCACCGCCATGCGCGCCGCCGACGCCCTGGAATTCGGGCTCGTCGGCTGGAACGCCGGCGCGATCTCCAACGCGGCCGCACCGTTTGGCGGGGTCAAGCACTCCGGCATGGGGCGCGAAGGCAGCGTCGAAGGCATCGAAGAATACACGGAGGTCCAGTACATCGCGGTGCCGCGCTAA
- the araA gene encoding L-arabinose isomerase — protein sequence MAMKNPFEGKEIWFLTGSQHLYGEETLRQVAEQSQAVVSNLNDAGNIPVPVVWKPTLTDSDAIADTLVEAGARKEVIGVIAWMHTFSPAKMWIRGLDALRKPLLHLHTQDEAQLPWATIDMDFMNLNQAAHGDREFGYILTRMGIPRVTVVGHSKEERVTKRIGTWARAAAGWDEAQHLNLVRFGDNMRNVAVTEGDKTEAEIVFGTSVNTWAVNDLAAAIDAVADSEIDRLIDEYEELYDVVPELRAGGAQHDALRYAARQEAALRGFLEEVGAQAFTDSFEDLGALEQLPGLAVQRLMADGYGFGAEGDWKTGLLIRIAKVMGYGLDGGASLMEDYCYNMVPGQEKILGAHMLEVCPSLTSARPRMEIHPLGIGNRLDPVRLVFDTDPGPGVVVAWSDLRDRFRLTANVVNVVEPDAPLPKLPVARAVWEPAPDFHTSAACWLAAGAAHHTVLSTAIDVQTWRDFARIAGVELAVIDEDSTVEGFEDSLRWNSVYHRIAQGF from the coding sequence ATGGCTATGAAGAATCCCTTTGAGGGAAAGGAAATCTGGTTTCTCACCGGCTCGCAGCATCTCTACGGAGAAGAAACGCTGCGTCAGGTGGCCGAGCAGTCGCAGGCGGTGGTGAGCAACCTCAATGATGCGGGCAATATCCCCGTGCCCGTGGTGTGGAAGCCCACGCTGACGGATTCGGATGCTATTGCCGATACCCTCGTGGAGGCAGGCGCCCGCAAGGAAGTCATCGGCGTGATCGCCTGGATGCACACGTTCTCCCCGGCGAAGATGTGGATCCGGGGCCTGGACGCGCTGCGCAAGCCGCTGTTGCACCTGCACACCCAGGATGAGGCGCAGCTGCCGTGGGCGACCATCGACATGGACTTCATGAACCTCAACCAGGCGGCCCACGGCGACCGGGAGTTCGGATACATCCTCACCCGGATGGGCATCCCGCGGGTGACGGTGGTGGGCCACAGCAAGGAAGAGCGCGTGACCAAGCGCATTGGCACGTGGGCGCGCGCCGCCGCCGGCTGGGATGAGGCACAGCACCTCAACCTGGTGCGTTTTGGCGATAACATGCGCAATGTTGCCGTCACCGAGGGCGATAAGACCGAGGCTGAGATCGTCTTTGGCACCTCAGTCAACACGTGGGCCGTCAACGACCTCGCCGCGGCTATCGACGCCGTCGCCGACTCCGAGATCGATCGCCTCATCGACGAGTACGAGGAGCTTTACGACGTCGTCCCCGAACTGCGGGCAGGAGGGGCGCAGCACGATGCGCTGCGCTACGCGGCCCGCCAGGAGGCCGCCCTGCGTGGGTTCTTGGAAGAGGTTGGTGCCCAGGCGTTTACGGATAGCTTTGAGGACTTAGGAGCCCTAGAACAGCTGCCCGGCCTGGCCGTGCAGCGCCTCATGGCAGACGGCTATGGTTTCGGCGCGGAGGGCGACTGGAAGACGGGCCTGCTCATCCGCATTGCCAAGGTCATGGGCTACGGCCTGGACGGCGGGGCGAGCCTGATGGAGGACTACTGCTACAACATGGTGCCGGGCCAGGAGAAGATCCTGGGCGCGCACATGTTGGAGGTCTGCCCGTCGCTGACCAGTGCGCGGCCGCGGATGGAGATCCACCCGCTGGGCATTGGTAACCGCCTTGACCCTGTGCGCCTGGTCTTTGATACGGATCCGGGCCCCGGTGTTGTGGTCGCGTGGTCTGACCTGCGGGATCGTTTCCGCCTGACGGCCAACGTGGTCAACGTGGTGGAGCCGGATGCGCCGCTTCCCAAGCTGCCGGTTGCGCGTGCCGTGTGGGAGCCGGCGCCGGACTTCCATACCTCTGCGGCGTGCTGGCTGGCTGCGGGTGCGGCCCACCACACGGTGCTGTCTACGGCGATTGATGTGCAGACGTGGCGGGACTTTGCGCGCATCGCGGGCGTGGAGCTGGCCGTCATTGATGAGGACTCCACGGTGGAGGGATTCGAGGACTCCCTGCGCTGGAACTCGGTGTACCACCGCATCGCCCAGGGGTTCTGA
- a CDS encoding L-ribulose-5-phosphate 4-epimerase — translation MHEYSAEVRRAVADTRARVAALHAELPRWGLVVWTAGNVSERVVVDPSGVASDKDLLVIKPSGVSYDELTPESMVVCDVKGRLIDGQGKPSSDTAAHAYVYEHMPHVGGVVHTHSTYACAWAARGEDIPCGLTMMADEFGGPVPVGPFAIIGDDSIGRGIVDTLRDSPSPAVLMKNHGPFTIGATGRAAVKAAVMVEEVAKAMHLARQLGELSPIPQDKIDHLYDRYQNVYGQ, via the coding sequence TTGCACGAGTATTCGGCGGAGGTGCGCCGTGCCGTGGCAGACACCCGCGCCCGGGTGGCCGCGTTGCACGCGGAGTTGCCGCGCTGGGGGCTGGTGGTATGGACGGCCGGAAACGTCTCTGAGCGCGTGGTCGTGGATCCGAGCGGGGTGGCCTCGGATAAGGATCTTTTGGTGATCAAACCCTCCGGGGTCAGCTATGACGAGCTGACGCCCGAGTCCATGGTGGTCTGTGACGTCAAGGGCCGGCTCATCGACGGGCAGGGCAAGCCGAGTTCGGATACCGCCGCCCACGCCTACGTCTATGAGCACATGCCTCACGTAGGCGGAGTGGTCCACACCCATTCGACGTATGCGTGCGCGTGGGCTGCCCGCGGCGAGGACATCCCCTGCGGGTTGACCATGATGGCGGACGAGTTTGGGGGCCCGGTGCCGGTGGGCCCGTTTGCCATCATCGGGGATGACTCCATCGGGCGCGGGATCGTGGATACGCTGCGCGATTCGCCTTCGCCTGCCGTGCTGATGAAAAACCACGGGCCATTCACCATAGGCGCCACGGGCCGGGCGGCCGTCAAGGCCGCCGTGATGGTCGAAGAGGTGGCCAAGGCCATGCATCTTGCCCGCCAACTCGGCGAGCTTAGCCCCATTCCGCAGGACAAAATCGACCACCTGTATGACCGCTACCAAAACGTCTACGGGCAATAA
- a CDS encoding xylulokinase, translated as MTSTGTPTLIPSDALYLGIELGSTRIKACAVDASGTTVATGASEWENTLVDGHWSYPLDDVWKGLQQAYSQLAHALAEHTIEPRFRALGVSAMMHGYLAFDDRDEQLVPFRTWRDTYTGPAAEELTALFSRNIPLRWSIAHLYQAILDSEQHVADVAFFTTLAGYVHWKLTGRKVLGVGDAVGMFPIDTATGDYDATMVSAFDALVADRPGPRIAPLRELLPEVLSAGEPAGTLTAEGARLIDPTGALRPGIQCCPPEGDAGTGMVATNAVRPRTGNVSVGTSIFAMVVQDEISRAVHAEIDPVATPDGSPVAMVHCNNGTNELSAWMELFAQVAVAFGHSQIANMDDVYQVLLTEALAGDEDAGGLLAYNYLSGEPITGLDQGRPLIVRGPTSTLSVSNFLRAQVYAAFATLELGMRILREEGTDIDVLFAHGGLFRTKGVGQRLLSAALNTPVGVAESAAEGGAWGIAILARYLDAEAGLSLPDFLDKQIFANATPEVVEPRPAAVEGFEQFLARYEAGLGIQRVAVELLGD; from the coding sequence ATGACCTCCACAGGAACCCCCACCCTCATACCAAGCGATGCGCTATACCTCGGCATAGAACTCGGCTCCACCCGGATCAAGGCCTGCGCCGTGGATGCCTCCGGAACCACCGTGGCAACCGGCGCCTCGGAATGGGAAAACACCCTGGTCGACGGACACTGGAGCTACCCTCTCGACGACGTGTGGAAGGGCCTTCAGCAGGCCTATAGCCAGCTCGCCCACGCCCTCGCGGAGCACACCATCGAACCGCGCTTCCGCGCCCTGGGGGTGTCCGCGATGATGCACGGCTACCTGGCCTTTGATGACCGCGACGAGCAGCTCGTCCCGTTTCGGACGTGGCGGGATACCTACACCGGCCCGGCCGCGGAGGAACTCACCGCGCTGTTTAGCCGTAACATCCCCCTGCGCTGGTCTATCGCGCACCTCTACCAGGCGATCCTCGATAGCGAACAGCACGTGGCCGATGTGGCGTTCTTTACCACCCTGGCCGGCTATGTCCACTGGAAGCTGACGGGCCGCAAGGTCTTAGGCGTGGGCGATGCCGTGGGCATGTTCCCCATCGACACCGCCACCGGCGACTATGACGCAACCATGGTGTCTGCTTTCGACGCCCTGGTGGCCGATCGTCCCGGCCCCCGGATCGCCCCGCTGCGCGAGCTGTTGCCCGAGGTCTTGAGCGCCGGCGAGCCGGCAGGCACCCTCACGGCCGAGGGCGCACGCTTGATCGATCCCACCGGGGCCTTGCGCCCCGGGATCCAGTGCTGCCCGCCGGAAGGCGATGCCGGAACGGGCATGGTGGCCACCAATGCGGTGCGTCCGCGCACCGGAAACGTCTCCGTGGGCACCAGCATTTTTGCCATGGTGGTCCAAGACGAGATCTCCCGGGCCGTTCACGCAGAGATTGACCCGGTAGCCACCCCGGACGGCTCGCCTGTGGCCATGGTCCACTGCAACAACGGCACCAATGAGCTGTCCGCCTGGATGGAGCTGTTCGCCCAGGTGGCCGTGGCTTTTGGCCACAGCCAGATTGCCAATATGGATGACGTCTACCAGGTGCTGCTCACCGAGGCCCTGGCCGGGGATGAAGACGCCGGCGGCCTGCTTGCCTACAACTACCTGTCCGGGGAGCCCATCACCGGGTTGGATCAGGGCCGTCCCTTGATCGTCCGGGGTCCGACCTCCACGCTGAGCGTGTCCAACTTCCTGCGCGCCCAGGTCTATGCCGCCTTTGCCACCTTGGAGCTGGGCATGCGCATCCTGCGAGAGGAGGGCACGGATATTGACGTCCTCTTTGCCCACGGTGGGCTTTTCCGCACCAAGGGCGTGGGCCAGCGGTTGTTGTCGGCGGCCCTGAATACGCCCGTGGGGGTGGCGGAATCGGCGGCGGAGGGTGGCGCCTGGGGCATTGCCATCCTGGCGCGCTACCTGGACGCGGAGGCGGGCTTAAGCCTCCCGGACTTCCTGGATAAGCAGATTTTTGCCAACGCCACCCCGGAGGTGGTGGAGCCCCGTCCCGCCGCGGTGGAGGGGTTTGAACAGTTCTTGGCTCGCTATGAGGCCGGCCTGGGCATTCAGCGCGTGGCGGTGGAGTTGTTGGGGGACTAG
- a CDS encoding LacI family DNA-binding transcriptional regulator produces MPRRDHSPTGPSPHSGASSSSETTETAEATETTSAPRTASHNPTMAEVAAEAGVSHQTVSRVINESPGVRPQTKQRVQAAIDKLGYRRNLAARALVTRQSGLIGVIAVGSFQYGPTSTLASLERAARENSYLTLIATIAETSHEQFRTALNEFLERSVEAIVVIASRESLVWFAGALNLAVPLIVLGPRPADLEGLTCLSVSQAGGARLAVSHLLELGHRDITLLTGPSNWVDAQRRLQGALSECEAHGVQPRIASGDWNPASGYEAGMRVADLPPAARPTAVFCANDHMALGFLAACHTQGIRVPEDISVVGFDDIPGVAYYTPGLTTVHQDFSELGSRAIGAALEMIAGRTPVTEPVPATLVIRGSTAPPRQ; encoded by the coding sequence ATGCCTCGCCGAGACCACAGCCCCACAGGACCTTCCCCCCACTCGGGGGCATCCTCCTCCAGCGAGACCACCGAGACAGCCGAGGCCACCGAGACCACCAGCGCTCCAAGGACCGCTAGCCACAACCCCACCATGGCCGAGGTCGCCGCCGAGGCTGGGGTCTCCCACCAAACCGTCTCTCGGGTGATCAACGAGTCCCCTGGGGTACGCCCGCAAACCAAGCAGCGGGTGCAGGCAGCCATAGACAAGCTGGGGTACCGCAGGAATCTCGCCGCCCGGGCGCTGGTCACGCGCCAATCCGGGCTCATTGGGGTCATCGCTGTCGGCTCTTTTCAGTACGGGCCGACCAGCACGCTGGCCTCACTGGAGCGCGCCGCGCGGGAGAACTCCTACCTCACGCTGATTGCCACCATCGCCGAGACAAGCCACGAGCAATTTCGCACGGCCCTCAACGAGTTTTTGGAGCGCTCCGTCGAGGCCATCGTGGTCATTGCCTCGCGGGAGTCCCTGGTCTGGTTCGCCGGCGCGCTGAACCTGGCCGTCCCGTTGATCGTGCTGGGCCCGCGCCCCGCCGACCTAGAGGGGCTGACCTGCCTGAGCGTGTCCCAGGCGGGCGGCGCACGCCTGGCGGTCTCCCATCTGCTGGAGCTGGGGCACCGGGACATCACGCTGCTAACCGGCCCGAGCAATTGGGTGGATGCGCAGCGCCGCCTCCAGGGTGCGCTCAGCGAGTGCGAGGCCCACGGGGTGCAGCCGCGCATCGCCTCGGGCGACTGGAATCCGGCTTCTGGCTACGAGGCGGGCATGCGGGTGGCCGACTTGCCTCCCGCCGCCCGGCCGACGGCCGTGTTCTGCGCCAATGACCACATGGCGCTGGGCTTTTTGGCGGCCTGCCACACTCAAGGCATTCGGGTGCCGGAGGACATCTCGGTGGTCGGGTTTGACGATATCCCCGGCGTGGCCTACTACACCCCCGGCCTGACCACGGTGCACCAGGACTTTTCGGAGCTCGGCTCCCGGGCCATCGGTGCCGCGCTGGAGATGATCGCGGGGCGCACGCCGGTCACGGAACCGGTGCCTGCGACGCTGGTGATTCGCGGATCCACGGCCCCACCGCGGCAGTAG